The Halorussus salinus genome includes a region encoding these proteins:
- a CDS encoding (2Fe-2S)-binding protein, producing the protein MSTDDTSGSLDRPTEEITLTVNGESVAAEVEPRHKLSDFLRDARGLRGVRVGCEHGVCGACTVLLDGRSVKSCLTYAVQADGAEIETVEGLADDDGSLHPIQESFHEEHALQCGFCTSGFVMATKELLGENSDPDDDEIEAGLADNVCRCTGYQNIYDAVNRAAEKMDGRERDGEQLDETETDGEDR; encoded by the coding sequence ATGAGTACCGACGACACATCCGGGTCCCTCGACCGCCCGACCGAGGAGATAACGCTGACGGTCAACGGCGAGTCGGTCGCCGCCGAGGTCGAACCCCGCCACAAGCTCTCGGACTTCCTCCGGGACGCGCGGGGACTCCGGGGCGTCCGCGTCGGGTGCGAACACGGCGTCTGCGGGGCCTGCACCGTCCTGCTGGACGGTCGGTCGGTCAAGTCCTGCCTGACCTACGCGGTGCAGGCCGACGGAGCGGAAATCGAGACCGTCGAGGGCTTGGCCGACGACGACGGCTCGCTCCACCCGATTCAGGAATCGTTCCACGAAGAACACGCCCTCCAGTGTGGCTTCTGCACCAGCGGGTTCGTGATGGCGACCAAGGAACTCCTCGGGGAGAACTCCGACCCCGACGACGACGAAATCGAGGCCGGACTCGCCGACAACGTCTGTCGATGCACGGGCTATCAGAACATCTACGACGCGGTGAACCGCGCCGCAGAGAAGATGGACGGGAGGGAGAGAGACGGGGAGCAACTGGACGAGACCGAGACGGATGGAGAAGACCGATGA
- a CDS encoding nucleotidyltransferase family protein has product MILGALLAAGTGSRFGEENKLLADFDGNPLVAHAASTLVDSRLDAAVAVVGHDAEEVADALPEEIEAVENPDYEEGQSTSVRRAVGVARERGAEALVVALGDMPRVEGETVDALCREYDERRGDADRPDDHDRPGDPNRPGDPDRPGNPDRPGNPDRPAIVAPRYGGQRGNPVLFDARYFDALASIEGDVGGRGLLESEPVAWVDVADPGVRRDVDTDEDLRELQAESDPERG; this is encoded by the coding sequence GTGATACTCGGCGCGCTCCTCGCGGCCGGAACCGGCTCGCGTTTCGGCGAGGAGAACAAGCTCCTCGCCGACTTCGACGGGAACCCACTCGTCGCGCACGCCGCCAGCACCCTCGTAGACTCGCGCCTCGACGCCGCAGTCGCGGTGGTCGGCCACGACGCCGAGGAGGTCGCCGACGCGCTCCCCGAGGAAATCGAGGCCGTCGAAAATCCCGACTACGAGGAGGGCCAGAGTACGTCGGTCCGGCGCGCGGTCGGGGTCGCCCGCGAGCGCGGGGCCGAGGCGCTCGTCGTCGCGCTCGGCGACATGCCCCGCGTCGAGGGCGAGACGGTGGACGCGCTCTGTCGGGAGTACGACGAGCGACGCGGCGACGCCGACCGACCCGATGACCACGACCGACCCGGCGACCCCAACCGACCCGGCGACCCCGACCGACCCGGCAACCCCGACCGACCCGGCAACCCCGACCGGCCCGCCATCGTCGCGCCACGCTACGGCGGCCAGCGCGGGAATCCGGTGCTGTTCGACGCGCGGTACTTCGACGCGCTGGCGAGCATCGAGGGCGACGTGGGCGGCCGGGGCCTCCTCGAATCAGAACCCGTGGCGTGGGTGGACGTGGCCGACCCCGGCGTTCGCCGGGACGTGGACACCGACGAGGACCTGCGAGAGCTTCAGGCCGAATCGGACCCCGAGCGGGGATGA
- a CDS encoding XdhC family protein, whose translation MNDESDAWAASALSVRERLREEIAADSRAAAARADAEADPVDSATAVTTVVAVEGSAYRRPGAKRLVAEEGAVGAITAGCLEGPVADLAETALSEGPVCERFDLTGDDDAWGFGLGCNGVIDVLVEPADASFRPALDALADGERVALLTMVGGEGSDGRDGYPDAPVGARALVADSGAVLETPDSRPALPGDLLEAVGERAGEFAAAGRSDTVTVETDRGTARVFVDGLEPPPELLVFGHGADVRPVSRLARDAGFRVTVATARGARADGERFPAAHEVTATRPSEIADAIPRPAETYAVVMSHNFVDDRLAVEALLETDVPYVGLMGPRKRFEEMREEVAESRSPLSADELERVGTPVGLDLGGGEPYQIALSVVGEVLAVSNDRAGGRLTDSEGPIHPRSGSDSA comes from the coding sequence ATGAACGACGAGTCCGACGCGTGGGCCGCCAGCGCGCTGTCGGTCCGCGAACGCCTCCGCGAGGAGATCGCCGCCGATTCTCGGGCGGCCGCCGCCCGTGCCGACGCCGAGGCCGACCCCGTGGACTCGGCGACGGCCGTCACCACGGTCGTCGCGGTCGAGGGGTCGGCCTACCGCCGCCCCGGCGCGAAGCGCCTCGTCGCCGAGGAGGGCGCGGTCGGCGCGATTACCGCGGGCTGTCTGGAAGGCCCAGTCGCCGACCTCGCGGAGACGGCGCTCTCCGAGGGACCGGTCTGCGAGCGGTTCGACCTCACGGGCGACGACGACGCGTGGGGCTTCGGACTGGGCTGTAACGGCGTCATCGACGTGCTGGTCGAACCCGCGGACGCGAGCTTTCGGCCCGCGCTCGACGCGCTCGCGGACGGCGAACGCGTCGCGCTCCTGACGATGGTCGGCGGCGAGGGGTCGGACGGACGCGATGGCTACCCCGACGCTCCGGTCGGCGCGCGGGCGCTCGTCGCCGACTCGGGTGCGGTTCTGGAGACGCCCGATTCACGCCCGGCGCTCCCCGGCGACCTCCTCGAAGCGGTCGGCGAGCGGGCGGGCGAGTTCGCCGCGGCCGGGCGCTCGGACACCGTGACCGTCGAGACCGACCGCGGGACGGCGCGGGTGTTCGTGGACGGTCTCGAACCCCCGCCGGAACTGCTGGTGTTCGGCCACGGCGCGGACGTGCGCCCCGTCTCCCGACTCGCCCGCGACGCCGGATTTCGCGTGACCGTCGCCACCGCGCGCGGCGCTCGGGCCGACGGCGAGCGGTTTCCGGCCGCTCACGAGGTCACCGCCACTCGACCGTCCGAAATCGCGGACGCGATTCCGCGCCCGGCCGAGACCTACGCGGTCGTGATGAGCCACAACTTCGTAGACGACAGGCTGGCCGTGGAGGCGCTACTGGAGACCGACGTGCCCTACGTCGGCCTGATGGGGCCGCGCAAGCGGTTCGAGGAGATGCGCGAGGAGGTCGCCGAGTCCCGGTCGCCCCTCTCGGCCGACGAACTGGAGCGCGTCGGGACGCCCGTGGGGCTGGACTTGGGCGGCGGCGAACCGTACCAGATCGCCTTGTCGGTCGTCGGCGAGGTGCTGGCGGTGTCGAACGACCGCGCGGGCGGTCGGCTGACCGACAGCGAGGGGCCGATTCATCCCCGCTCGGGGTCCGATTCGGCCTGA
- a CDS encoding NAD-dependent epimerase/dehydratase family protein, which translates to MELSGKSVLVTGGAGLIGTHLTESLAEENDVLVADNCSKGNREWVPETAAFADCDLTDEEDVAEVVTSDLDIVFHLGALSDVNRGDHRRVFDHNNAMLYNILERMDEVGLSKIAFASSSAVYGEAPRPTPEDFAPLEPVSTYGASKLAGEGLLSTYAHSHDFTTWMFRFSNVVGPHQRNNVISDFIEKLLDDPQALEILGDGRQEKSYLHVEDCVAGMEHVVEHTDDPTNIYNLGTRTTISVTRIAELVSDVVGCDPEFEYTGGDRGWTGDVPKMRLSIEKASAIGWSPERESAQAVRTAAEQLYDELA; encoded by the coding sequence ATGGAGCTTTCAGGGAAGTCGGTCCTCGTAACTGGCGGTGCCGGACTCATCGGCACCCACCTCACCGAGTCGCTCGCCGAGGAGAACGACGTACTCGTCGCGGACAACTGCTCGAAGGGCAACCGCGAGTGGGTGCCCGAGACCGCGGCGTTCGCCGACTGCGACCTCACCGACGAGGAGGACGTGGCCGAAGTCGTCACCTCGGACCTCGACATCGTCTTCCACCTCGGGGCGCTCTCGGACGTGAACCGGGGCGACCACCGGCGCGTCTTCGACCACAACAACGCGATGCTCTACAACATCCTCGAACGCATGGACGAGGTGGGTCTCTCGAAAATCGCGTTCGCGTCCTCGTCGGCGGTGTACGGCGAGGCCCCGCGGCCGACCCCCGAGGACTTCGCGCCGCTCGAACCCGTCAGCACCTACGGCGCGAGCAAGCTGGCTGGCGAGGGTCTCCTCTCGACGTACGCCCACTCCCACGACTTCACGACGTGGATGTTCCGGTTCTCGAACGTCGTGGGTCCCCACCAGCGCAACAACGTCATCTCGGACTTCATCGAGAAACTGCTCGACGACCCCCAAGCCCTCGAAATTCTCGGCGACGGCCGCCAAGAGAAGTCCTACCTCCACGTCGAGGACTGCGTGGCCGGGATGGAACACGTCGTGGAACACACCGACGACCCGACAAACATCTACAATCTGGGCACCAGAACCACCATCTCGGTGACGCGCATCGCCGAGTTGGTCAGCGACGTGGTGGGCTGTGACCCCGAGTTCGAGTACACCGGCGGCGACCGGGGCTGGACCGGCGACGTGCCCAAGATGCGCCTCTCCATCGAGAAGGCCAGCGCAATCGGCTGGTCGCCCGAGCGCGAGAGCGCGCAAGCCGTCCGGACCGCGGCCGAGCAGTTGTACGACGAGTTGGCCTGA
- a CDS encoding heavy metal translocating P-type ATPase produces the protein MMARTAHLAIRGMSCANCSGTVEEALSELAGIESANVNFATDEGSVEYDPEEVSLGEIYRAIEEAGYDPVAQQVTIGISGMSCANCSEANERALEDTPGVVSAEVNYATDEGTVRYNPEDADLGDLYDAIEAAGYEPIREDESDGDGETEGDRREDARQAEIRRQRNLTIFGALLSAPLLFFLLEHFLFDGLLADDLFGVPLGWVMFGLATPVQYLLGKEFYENSYTALVKNRTANMDVLIALGSSTAYVYSVVVLLDLLAGSLYFDTAALILVFITLGNYLEARSKGQASEALRKLLEMEADTATVIRGDEEEEIPVEDVEVGDLMVVRPGEKIPTDGVVREGESAVDESMVTGESVPVEKSPGDEAVGATVNENGVLKVEATKVGSETALQQIVQLVKEAQSRQPEIQQVADRISAYFVPAVIANALLWGTLWFLFPEALAGFVQSLPMWGLVAGGPIVAGGTVSTFEFAVVVFASAVLIACPCALGLATPAATMVGTSIGAQNGVLFKGGDVLERVRDVDTVVFDKTGTLTEGEMRLTDVVAVGPAAGGDDGAAADGGTDLDATTDGGDPAADGGEPAADGGAVEAPTDPESDAATAEEVLLAAAASAEKGSEHPLAQAIVEGAEERGLTVEDPEEFENVPGHGVRATTAHGEVLVGNRKLMDDEGIDASLAEEPMERLEREGKTAMLVAIDGELAGVVADADTVKESAKKAVSGLRETGREVMLITGDNERTARAVAEQVGIDPENVRAEVLPEDKADAVESIQSDGRRAMMVGDGVNDAPALAAAYVGAAIGSGTDVAIEAADVTLMRDDPADVLKAIRVSEGTLSKIKQNLFWALGYNTAMIPLASLGLLQPVLAAGAMAFSSVSVLTNSLLFRRYTPDHDYELLGFLR, from the coding sequence ATTATGGCGCGAACCGCACACCTCGCTATCCGAGGCATGAGTTGTGCCAACTGCTCGGGGACCGTCGAGGAGGCCCTGAGCGAGTTGGCGGGCATCGAGTCGGCGAACGTCAACTTCGCCACCGACGAGGGGAGCGTCGAGTACGACCCCGAGGAGGTCTCGCTCGGCGAGATTTACCGAGCTATCGAGGAGGCCGGGTACGACCCGGTGGCCCAGCAGGTGACCATCGGCATCTCGGGGATGTCCTGCGCGAACTGCTCGGAGGCCAACGAGCGGGCCCTCGAAGACACGCCGGGCGTCGTGAGCGCCGAGGTCAACTACGCGACCGACGAGGGGACCGTGCGGTACAACCCCGAGGACGCCGATTTGGGCGACCTCTACGACGCCATCGAGGCGGCGGGCTACGAGCCGATTCGGGAAGACGAGTCCGACGGCGACGGCGAGACCGAGGGCGACCGGCGCGAGGACGCCCGCCAAGCCGAGATTCGCCGCCAGCGCAACCTGACTATCTTCGGCGCGCTTCTGTCGGCCCCGCTCCTGTTCTTCCTGCTCGAACACTTCCTGTTCGACGGCCTGCTCGCCGACGACCTCTTCGGCGTCCCGCTCGGCTGGGTGATGTTCGGACTGGCGACGCCGGTCCAGTACCTCCTCGGCAAGGAGTTCTACGAGAACTCCTACACCGCGCTCGTGAAGAACCGGACCGCGAACATGGACGTGCTGATCGCGCTCGGCTCCTCGACCGCGTACGTCTACTCGGTCGTGGTTCTGTTGGACCTCCTCGCGGGGAGCCTCTACTTCGACACCGCCGCGCTCATCTTGGTGTTCATCACGCTCGGGAACTACCTCGAAGCCCGGTCGAAGGGCCAAGCCAGCGAAGCCCTGCGTAAACTGCTGGAGATGGAGGCCGACACCGCGACCGTGATTCGGGGCGACGAGGAGGAAGAAATTCCGGTCGAGGACGTGGAAGTCGGCGACCTGATGGTGGTCCGGCCCGGCGAGAAGATTCCGACCGACGGCGTGGTCCGCGAGGGCGAGAGCGCGGTGGACGAGTCGATGGTCACGGGCGAGTCGGTGCCCGTCGAGAAGTCGCCCGGCGACGAGGCGGTCGGCGCGACCGTCAACGAGAACGGCGTGCTGAAGGTCGAAGCGACCAAGGTCGGCTCCGAGACCGCGCTCCAGCAGATCGTCCAGTTGGTCAAGGAGGCCCAGAGCCGCCAGCCAGAGATTCAGCAGGTCGCCGACCGCATCTCGGCGTACTTCGTGCCCGCGGTCATCGCGAACGCCCTGCTCTGGGGGACGCTCTGGTTCCTCTTCCCCGAGGCGCTGGCCGGATTCGTCCAGTCGCTCCCGATGTGGGGGCTGGTCGCTGGCGGTCCCATCGTCGCGGGCGGCACCGTCTCGACCTTCGAGTTCGCGGTCGTCGTGTTCGCCTCCGCGGTCCTCATCGCCTGTCCCTGCGCGCTCGGACTCGCCACCCCCGCGGCAACGATGGTCGGGACCTCCATCGGCGCGCAGAACGGCGTCCTGTTCAAGGGCGGCGACGTGCTGGAGCGCGTCCGCGACGTTGACACCGTGGTCTTCGACAAGACCGGCACGCTGACCGAGGGCGAGATGCGCCTGACCGACGTGGTGGCGGTTGGCCCCGCCGCTGGCGGGGACGACGGCGCGGCCGCGGACGGCGGAACCGACCTCGACGCCACCACCGACGGCGGCGACCCTGCCGCGGACGGCGGCGAACCCGCGGCGGACGGCGGCGCGGTGGAGGCTCCGACGGACCCCGAGAGCGACGCCGCGACCGCCGAGGAGGTCCTCCTCGCGGCCGCCGCGAGCGCCGAGAAGGGGAGCGAACACCCGCTCGCGCAGGCCATCGTCGAGGGCGCGGAGGAGCGCGGCCTCACCGTCGAGGACCCCGAGGAGTTCGAGAACGTCCCCGGCCATGGCGTCCGGGCGACGACCGCTCACGGCGAGGTGCTGGTCGGCAACCGGAAGCTGATGGACGACGAGGGAATCGACGCTTCACTCGCCGAGGAGCCGATGGAACGCCTCGAACGCGAGGGCAAGACCGCGATGCTCGTGGCCATCGACGGCGAACTGGCTGGCGTCGTCGCCGACGCCGACACCGTGAAGGAGAGCGCGAAGAAAGCGGTCTCCGGACTCCGCGAGACCGGCCGCGAGGTCATGCTCATCACCGGCGACAACGAGCGGACCGCCCGTGCGGTCGCCGAGCAGGTGGGCATCGACCCCGAGAACGTCCGCGCGGAGGTCCTGCCCGAGGACAAGGCCGACGCCGTGGAGTCGATTCAGTCTGACGGTCGGCGGGCGATGATGGTCGGCGACGGCGTGAACGACGCGCCCGCGCTCGCCGCGGCGTACGTCGGCGCGGCCATCGGGTCGGGCACCGACGTGGCCATCGAGGCCGCCGACGTGACGCTGATGCGCGACGACCCGGCGGACGTGCTGAAGGCCATCCGCGTCTCGGAGGGGACCCTCTCGAAAATAAAGCAGAACCTCTTCTGGGCGCTCGGCTACAACACCGCGATGATTCCGCTCGCCTCGCTCGGCCTGCTCCAGCCCGTGCTGGCCGCGGGCGCGATGGCGTTCTCCAGCGTGAGCGTTCTGACCAACAGCCTGCTGTTCCGGCGGTACACGCCGGACCACGACTACGAACTGCTCGGTTTCCTGCGGTAA
- a CDS encoding acyl-CoA thioesterase, producing the protein MQQQSARRTATLDDSHTETTEILMPDDTNNLGRALGGSVLHWMDICGAISARRFARRQVVTASMDHVDFLAPIDLGDVVVTEAYVFETGETSMEAKVDVYAERPSDDERRETATSFFTFVALDDDEKATSVPDLRCPTDEQEAKRAHALEERKKRRLELAEKV; encoded by the coding sequence ATGCAACAGCAGTCGGCACGCCGGACGGCGACCTTGGACGACTCCCACACCGAGACGACCGAGATTCTGATGCCCGACGACACCAACAACCTCGGGCGGGCGCTCGGCGGGTCGGTCCTCCACTGGATGGACATCTGCGGGGCCATCTCTGCCCGGCGGTTTGCCCGGCGACAGGTCGTCACGGCGTCGATGGACCACGTGGACTTTCTGGCTCCCATCGACCTCGGTGACGTGGTGGTGACGGAGGCGTACGTCTTCGAGACCGGCGAGACCAGCATGGAGGCGAAGGTGGACGTGTACGCCGAGCGACCGAGCGACGACGAGCGCCGCGAGACCGCGACCTCCTTCTTCACCTTCGTCGCGCTGGACGACGACGAGAAAGCCACGAGCGTGCCGGACCTGCGGTGTCCGACCGACGAGCAGGAGGCCAAACGGGCGCACGCGCTGGAGGAACGCAAGAAACGGCGATTGGAGTTGGCGGAGAAGGTGTAG
- a CDS encoding ribonucleotide-diphosphate reductase subunit beta, with protein sequence MILNDDKTDPNKILPIEYDWAREYYRAGIDNNWVPEEIPMGEDATQWNGDALTDAERQLVEWNLGFFSTAESLTANNIVLAIYEYVTSPECRQYLLRQAFEEAIHTDTFIYCCDSLGLDPDYVYGMYDEVPAIEEKDEFVVGMTQSILDDDFELRTDEDVRSLLRDLVGFYVVMEGIFFYAGFAMMLGLKRQNKMVGIGQQFEYIMRDESVHLAFGVDLINTIREENPGVWTDEFGAEITAMIEEAVELEQIYAREACPDEILGMGPEQFAEYVEYVADRRLRQLDLPESYGTDNPFPWMSEATDLNKEKNFFETQVTEYRSGGSLDW encoded by the coding sequence ATGATACTGAACGACGACAAGACCGACCCGAACAAGATACTGCCGATAGAGTACGACTGGGCGCGCGAGTACTACCGCGCCGGAATCGACAACAACTGGGTGCCCGAGGAGATTCCGATGGGCGAGGACGCGACCCAGTGGAACGGCGACGCGCTCACCGACGCCGAGCGCCAACTGGTCGAGTGGAACCTCGGGTTCTTCTCGACCGCCGAGTCGCTGACCGCCAACAACATCGTGTTGGCCATCTACGAGTACGTCACCAGCCCCGAGTGTCGCCAGTACCTCCTCCGGCAGGCCTTCGAGGAGGCCATCCACACCGACACGTTCATCTACTGCTGTGACTCGCTGGGTCTCGACCCCGACTACGTGTACGGGATGTACGACGAGGTGCCCGCGATAGAGGAGAAAGACGAGTTCGTCGTCGGGATGACCCAGTCCATCTTGGACGACGACTTCGAACTCCGGACCGACGAGGACGTGCGGTCGCTCCTCCGGGATTTGGTCGGGTTCTACGTCGTGATGGAGGGCATCTTCTTCTACGCCGGGTTCGCCATGATGCTCGGGCTGAAGCGCCAGAACAAGATGGTCGGCATCGGCCAGCAGTTCGAGTACATCATGCGCGACGAGTCGGTCCATCTGGCGTTCGGCGTGGACCTGATAAACACGATTCGCGAGGAGAACCCCGGCGTCTGGACCGACGAGTTCGGTGCCGAAATCACCGCGATGATAGAGGAGGCCGTCGAACTCGAACAGATTTACGCCCGCGAGGCCTGCCCCGACGAGATTCTGGGGATGGGTCCCGAGCAGTTCGCCGAGTACGTCGAGTACGTCGCCGACCGCCGCCTCCGGCAACTCGACCTGCCCGAGTCCTACGGCACGGACAACCCATTCCCGTGGATGTCCGAGGCGACCGACCTCAACAAGGAGAAGAACTTCTTCGAGACGCAGGTCACGGAGTACCGCTCGGGCGGCTCGTTGGACTGGTAG
- a CDS encoding ribonucleoside-diphosphate reductase subunit alpha, whose translation MSQATTSTTETIRAVFERACADCESVGDETVARLATETERNLYDGASREEVYEAAIGTATARIERDPAFKRVAASLFREQYHREVVGEVPDDGLDSAAAASAYRETFAENVERGVEAGLIDERMLAYDLDSMAEAIAPERDDLFDYMALDTLYQRYFLKTAEGERLELPQAFWMRVAMGLALRESVGEREAYAREFYDLLSTLRFVPSSPTLFHAGTTHAQLSSCYLTTVPDDLEGIFDSYKGHAQLSKYSGGLGNDWTPVRASGSLIESTGVESTGVVPFLKISNDVTAAINRSGKRRGAACAYLECWHLDYPDFIDLRRNTGDERRRTHDMNTAAWIPDLFVKRVREGGEWTLFSPDEVPDLHGTYGQEFEELYREYEQRAEVGELRQYERVDAEELWRDTLTRLFETGHPWITFKDPCNVRSPQDHEGVVHSSNLCTEITLNTSEDEHAVCNLGSVNLSKHVSPDGDGLDREKLRESVETGMRMLDNVVDLNFYPTDEAERSNMRHRPVGMGVMGFHESLFEQRIPFASEEAVEFADESQELVAYHAIRTSAELARERGAYPSFEGSKWDRGLLPQDTIDLLEEERGREIPLPREERLDWDAVRDLIATHGMRNSNTMAVAPTATISTIAGTTPSIEPIYSNLYVKSNMSGEFTVINDLLVADLRERDLWDDEMVDRIKFHDGSIQEIEEIPADLRELYRNAFEVDPRHQLRLTARRGQWIDQSISHNVFFPTTDGSMLDDVYQTAWELGVKTTYYLRTLGASQIEKSTLDMDQYGKTQTRGQSSAADSDDSDSARDDLPSVEDPTCDACQ comes from the coding sequence ATGAGCCAAGCTACGACTTCCACCACGGAGACGATACGAGCCGTATTCGAGCGCGCCTGCGCCGACTGCGAGTCGGTCGGCGACGAGACGGTCGCACGACTCGCGACCGAGACCGAGCGCAACCTCTACGACGGGGCCTCCCGCGAGGAGGTCTACGAGGCCGCCATCGGGACCGCGACCGCCCGCATCGAGCGCGACCCCGCGTTCAAGCGAGTCGCGGCGTCGCTGTTCCGCGAGCAGTACCATCGAGAGGTCGTCGGGGAGGTCCCCGACGACGGTCTCGACTCGGCGGCCGCGGCGTCGGCGTATCGGGAGACGTTCGCCGAGAACGTCGAGCGCGGCGTCGAGGCCGGACTGATAGACGAGCGCATGCTGGCCTACGACCTCGACTCGATGGCCGAGGCCATCGCGCCCGAGCGCGACGACCTGTTCGACTACATGGCGCTGGACACCCTCTACCAGCGGTACTTCCTGAAGACCGCCGAGGGCGAGCGCCTCGAACTTCCCCAAGCGTTCTGGATGCGCGTGGCGATGGGACTCGCCCTGCGCGAGTCGGTCGGCGAGCGCGAGGCGTACGCCCGCGAGTTCTACGACCTCCTCTCGACCCTGCGGTTCGTCCCGTCGAGTCCGACGCTGTTCCACGCCGGGACCACCCACGCGCAGTTGAGTTCCTGCTACCTGACGACGGTCCCCGACGACCTCGAAGGCATCTTCGACTCCTACAAGGGCCACGCCCAACTCTCGAAGTACAGCGGCGGTCTCGGCAACGACTGGACGCCGGTCCGAGCCTCGGGGTCGCTCATCGAATCGACTGGCGTCGAATCGACCGGCGTCGTCCCGTTCCTCAAGATTTCGAACGACGTGACCGCGGCCATCAATCGGTCGGGCAAGCGCCGAGGAGCGGCCTGCGCCTACCTCGAATGCTGGCACCTCGACTACCCGGACTTCATCGACCTGCGGCGCAACACCGGCGACGAGCGCCGCCGGACTCACGACATGAACACCGCGGCGTGGATTCCCGACCTGTTCGTCAAGCGCGTCCGCGAGGGCGGCGAGTGGACGCTGTTCTCCCCCGACGAGGTGCCCGACCTCCACGGGACGTACGGACAGGAGTTCGAGGAGTTGTACCGCGAGTACGAACAGCGCGCCGAGGTTGGCGAACTCCGTCAGTACGAGCGAGTGGACGCCGAGGAGTTGTGGCGCGACACCCTCACGCGCCTGTTCGAGACCGGTCACCCGTGGATTACGTTCAAGGACCCCTGCAACGTCCGGTCGCCCCAAGACCACGAGGGCGTGGTTCACTCCTCGAACCTCTGCACCGAGATTACCCTCAACACCAGCGAGGACGAACACGCGGTCTGTAACCTCGGGTCGGTCAATCTCTCGAAGCACGTCAGTCCCGACGGTGACGGTCTGGACCGCGAGAAACTGCGCGAGAGCGTCGAGACCGGGATGCGGATGCTCGACAACGTGGTAGACCTGAACTTCTACCCGACCGACGAGGCCGAGCGGTCGAACATGCGCCACCGCCCGGTCGGGATGGGCGTGATGGGCTTCCACGAGTCGCTGTTCGAGCAACGGATTCCCTTCGCCTCCGAGGAGGCCGTCGAGTTCGCCGACGAGTCCCAAGAACTCGTCGCCTACCACGCCATCCGGACCTCGGCGGAGTTGGCCCGCGAGCGCGGGGCCTACCCCTCCTTCGAGGGGTCGAAGTGGGACCGGGGACTCCTCCCGCAGGACACCATCGACCTGCTGGAGGAGGAGCGCGGCCGCGAGATTCCCCTGCCGCGCGAGGAGCGCCTCGACTGGGACGCGGTGCGAGACCTAATAGCGACCCACGGGATGCGAAACTCCAACACGATGGCGGTCGCGCCGACCGCGACCATCTCGACCATCGCGGGGACCACGCCATCCATCGAACCCATCTACTCGAACCTCTACGTCAAGTCCAACATGAGCGGCGAGTTCACCGTGATAAACGACCTCCTCGTCGCGGACCTGCGGGAGCGCGACTTGTGGGACGACGAGATGGTGGATCGCATCAAGTTCCACGACGGGTCGATACAGGAGATCGAGGAGATTCCGGCCGACCTGCGCGAACTCTACCGAAACGCCTTCGAGGTGGACCCCCGCCACCAGTTGCGCCTGACCGCCCGCCGTGGCCAGTGGATAGACCAGTCGATTTCGCACAACGTCTTCTTCCCGACGACCGACGGGTCGATGCTGGACGACGTGTACCAGACCGCGTGGGAACTCGGCGTGAAGACGACCTACTACCTGCGGACGCTCGGCGCGTCCCAGATAGAGAAGTCCACCCTCGACATGGACCAGTACGGCAAGACCCAGACTCGCGGGCAGTCGAGCGCCGCGGATTCCGACGACTCGGACAGCGCGCGAGACGACCTCCCGAGCGTCGAGGACCCGACCTGCGACGCCTGTCAGTGA